The Candidatus Eisenbacteria bacterium genome contains the following window.
CTTTCGGCCGCAGGGCGGAGAGCCCCAGATGAGCTCGGTGACCGTCGAACAACGTGAGCGCCTGCTCACCATGCAGTATGCGACCTCGCGTGTCCTCGCCGAGGCCGCCACCATCGATGAAGGCATCCCGCGCATTCTGGAGACGATCTGCCGCACCCTGACCTGGGATCACGGTGCAGTCTGGATCGTGAGCGCCGATGCCGAAGGACTGCGCTGCCTCTACTCGTGGAGGAAGCCGGAAGCCTCCCTAGAGGAGTTCGAACAGAAGAGCCGGGCCACGACGTTCGCCAAAGGGGTCGGCCTTCCAGGCCGCGTGTGGGCCAGCGGCGAGCCCGCCTGGATCGCGGACGTCACGCGTGACACCAACTTTCCGCGCGCAAAGGTGGCGGAGCGCTGCGGCCTGCACGGCGCGTTCGGCTTTCCCATCCTTCTCGGTGGCGAGATTCTCGGGGTCCTCGAGTTCTTCAGCAGCGAGATCCGTGAGCCGGATACCGATCTGCTGCAGATCCTCTCCACCGTCGGCGGACAGATCGGCCACTTCCTCGGGCGACGCTGGGCCGACGAGGCGCTGCAACGCGCCCGCGCCGAGCTGGACCGATTCTTCACCGTGTCGCTCGACATGCTGGCCATCGTCGACTTCCAGGGCGCCTTCCGACGCTTGAATCCGGTTTGGGAGAAGACCCTGGGCTTCCCGGTCGACGAGCTCATGTCGAAGCCCTACCTCGAATGGATCCATCCCGAGGACCGCGAGAGCACCATTCGCGCGGCGAGCCAGGCCGCGGGCGGCGAGCGAGTCATCCAGTTCGAGAACCGTTACCGCTGCGCGGACGGCTCCTACCGCTGGCTGGTGTGGAACGCCACGCCGGTGCCGGAGGAATCCCTGATCTACTGCGTCGCGCACGATGTGACCGAGCGAAAGCGTGCGGAGGAGGCGCTGCGCGGCTATGCGCGTCAGCTCGAAGCGGCCAAGCGGGTGGAGGAGGAGAACGCCAAGCGACTCGCCGAGCTCGTCTTCGAGCTGAAGCTGGCGAAGTCGAAGGCCGAGTCCGCGACACGCGCCAAGAGCGAGTTCCTCGCCAACATGAGCCACGAGATACGCACGCCGCTCCACGCGGTGATCGGCATGACCCAGCTGGCGCTCGGCACGCGCCTGAAACCCGAGCAGCGCGAGTATCTGGACGTGGTCAAGGACTCGGCCGAGGCGCTGCTGGTGCTCATCAACGACATCCTCGACTTCTCCAAGATCGAGGAGCGGAAGCTCGACCTGGACCACGTGCCCTTCGACCTGCGCGACACCGTCGAGGACACCATGCGCCTGCTGGCATTGCGAGCCCAGCAAAAGGGCCTCGAGCTGGCATGCCGTATCTCGCCCGATGCTCCGGCACGGCTGATGGGCGACCCGGGACGGCTCCGCCAGATCGTCGTGAACCTGGTCGGGAACGCGATCAAGTTCACGGAGCATGGCGAGGTCGTCGTCGAGGTCGTTGCGCGATCGCACGACGCGGAGTCGGTCGAGCTGCACGTCATGGTGCGCGACACCGGGATCGGTATCCCATCGGAGGATCAGGCACGCATCTTCGAGGCGTTCGCCCAAGGAGACAGCTCGACGACGCGCCAGTTCGGCGGCACGGGACTGGGACTGGCGATCACCGAGCAGCTGGTCCGGCTGATGAAAGGCAAGGTCTGGGTCGAGAGCACACCGGGCCAGGGAAGCACCTTTCATTTCACCGCCCGATTCGGGCTCGCGGGGGCCGACGAAGGAGCGCCGGCGCCGGTCGATCCGACCCGGCTGCGTGGCCTGCGTGTGCTGGTCGTCGACGACAACGCGACCAACCGCCGCATTCTCGGCGAGATGCTCAGCAATTGGCGTCTCGATCCGACGCTGGTCGAAGGCGCGCCCGCCGCCCTCACGGCGCTCGAGGGTGCACGCCGGGCATCGCGGCCGTTTCACATGGTTCTGATCGACGCGCAGATGCCGGGCATCGATGGTCTCACGCTGGCGCGACGCATCCGAGACCGCAAGGCCTCTGGACCGGCTGTGATCCTTCTGACCTCGGCCGGAATCCAGGAGGCGGCGAGCCTGCGGCGGGCGGGCATCCACGCGGCGCTGCTCAAGCCGGTCAAGCAGTCGGATCTGCTCGACACGATCCTCACCACCCTGGGCAGCCGCACCGCTGGTCGCGAGAGGCCGCCCGAAACGGCGCGCGCGCGCACGCGCAAGCTTCGGGTGCTGGTCGTCGAGGACAACCGTGTGAATCAGACCATGGCGCTGCGCATCCTCGAGAAACGGGGTCACCAGGTGACCCTGGCGGAGAACGGCCAGCAGGCGGTCGAAGCGCTGGACCGCGAGGAGGGCTTCGACGTGGTGCTGATGGACGTTCAGATGCCGGTGATGAACGGCCTCGAGGCGACTGCACGCATTCGCGCCATGGAGAAGGGCAGCGACCGCCACCTCCCCATCGTGGCGATGACGGCGCACGCGATGCGCGGCGACCGTGAGCGATGCCTGGCTGCGGGAATGGACGGCTATCTGGTGAAGCCGATCCAGGCCGACGAGCTGATCGCGGCGCTCGAGGGCTTGGCGGGATCCGACGGCGCCCCCGAAGCGAAGGGCGAACCGGCGGAGCTTGCGGACGTCGCCGCCGCGCGAGCCGCGATGCTCCAGCACCTCGGCGGAGACGTCGCCCTGGCGAGCGAGCTGGCCCACATTTTTCTCGAAGACCACGCCGCCTTGCTGGCGCGGATCGAGGATGCGATCCCCGCCGGGGACGCTGAGGGACTACGCGTCGCCGCCCACACCCTCAAGGGCGCGGTGGGGAACTTCGGCGCCACGAGAGCCGCGGCCGCGGCGTTGAGACTGGAGAAGCTGGGCGCGGGTGGGAACATGGAGGAGGCTCCGCATGCGCTCGAGGACCTGAAATCCGAGCTGGCGCTCCTCGAAACACTGCTTCGCACCATCGTGAAGCCAACGAAGCGTTCCTCGAAACGAAAGCGCAGGACCCGATGAAACGCATCCTGA
Protein-coding sequences here:
- a CDS encoding response regulator, coding for MSSVTVEQRERLLTMQYATSRVLAEAATIDEGIPRILETICRTLTWDHGAVWIVSADAEGLRCLYSWRKPEASLEEFEQKSRATTFAKGVGLPGRVWASGEPAWIADVTRDTNFPRAKVAERCGLHGAFGFPILLGGEILGVLEFFSSEIREPDTDLLQILSTVGGQIGHFLGRRWADEALQRARAELDRFFTVSLDMLAIVDFQGAFRRLNPVWEKTLGFPVDELMSKPYLEWIHPEDRESTIRAASQAAGGERVIQFENRYRCADGSYRWLVWNATPVPEESLIYCVAHDVTERKRAEEALRGYARQLEAAKRVEEENAKRLAELVFELKLAKSKAESATRAKSEFLANMSHEIRTPLHAVIGMTQLALGTRLKPEQREYLDVVKDSAEALLVLINDILDFSKIEERKLDLDHVPFDLRDTVEDTMRLLALRAQQKGLELACRISPDAPARLMGDPGRLRQIVVNLVGNAIKFTEHGEVVVEVVARSHDAESVELHVMVRDTGIGIPSEDQARIFEAFAQGDSSTTRQFGGTGLGLAITEQLVRLMKGKVWVESTPGQGSTFHFTARFGLAGADEGAPAPVDPTRLRGLRVLVVDDNATNRRILGEMLSNWRLDPTLVEGAPAALTALEGARRASRPFHMVLIDAQMPGIDGLTLARRIRDRKASGPAVILLTSAGIQEAASLRRAGIHAALLKPVKQSDLLDTILTTLGSRTAGRERPPETARARTRKLRVLVVEDNRVNQTMALRILEKRGHQVTLAENGQQAVEALDREEGFDVVLMDVQMPVMNGLEATARIRAMEKGSDRHLPIVAMTAHAMRGDRERCLAAGMDGYLVKPIQADELIAALEGLAGSDGAPEAKGEPAELADVAAARAAMLQHLGGDVALASELAHIFLEDHAALLARIEDAIPAGDAEGLRVAAHTLKGAVGNFGATRAAAAALRLEKLGAGGNMEEAPHALEDLKSELALLETLLRTIVKPTKRSSKRKRRTR